TTCGCTGAACTTGATTAAGGAAGCCTTGCTTCAGACTCTGCGCCTGACTTCCATGATTATGTGGATCATCCTGGGCGCTCAAGTCTTCAGCACGGCCTATAGCGCTATGGGCGCCCAGCAGGTGGTGATGGACCTAATGGCAGCCATCCCAGGCGGCGAGTGGGGCGCGCTCGCTGCGATGTTACTGCTCCTCCTGCTCATGGGCATGGTGCTCGACCCGATAGGCATTATGCTGATCACGCTGCCGGTGTTCATGCCAATCATCACGATGTACGGGATTGACCCGATCTGGTTCGGTGTGCTGTTCGTCATCATGGTCGAAATCGGTTATATGACCCCTCCTTTTGGCTTCAATCTTTTCTATTTAAGAGGTGTCGCACCACCCAGTATCAGCATCGGGGACATCTACACTTCGGCGCGTCCGTATGCTGCAGTGATTCTGTTTGGCCTGCTTCTGATCATAGCGTTTCCGGGAATCGCTCTGTGGCTGCCGAAATTGCTGTTCTAGCCAAGCGCCGTGTAACGTACGAAAGTTTAATTATGGGGAAATGAAACTCGGCTTGACCGCCCACGTAGTCATAATCACCGGAGAGGGCGGCGTGATCCCTCTGCCGTAGAAGGAGTATGCGCCGAGGGTGGTGCACCTGATACTGACAGTCGGGCGGCGTGGCCGACGCCGATAACTCTGTAAGCGGTCTACTAATCACACCTACCCAGGCCTGACTCAGAGCGGTAAGGTTGAAGTAACTCCCTCCATAGTTGCAAAGGCTATAGTGCAGGTATGGAGGAGGGCACTTCACATGCACCTCACACTTATGAAGAAATTCAGCTAGATTGGAAGGATACGTTTTCCATACCGCTAGGCATGATTGATGCATAAAAACTTGTTTCGATGATGTTGAATG
This sequence is a window from Candidatus Obscuribacterales bacterium. Protein-coding genes within it:
- a CDS encoding TRAP transporter large permease subunit gives rise to the protein SIVMIVYAMLTGVSVGALFAAGMIPGLLMSVLVAGYIAIRCWLQPELGPALPKEERGDWSERFRSLMAVALPIGIVVMVLGSILSGIATATEAAAIGVLGSLLSAMVHRTLSLNLIKEALLQTLRLTSMIMWIILGAQVFSTAYSAMGAQQVVMDLMAAIPGGEWGALAAMLLLLLLMGMVLDPIGIMLITLPVFMPIITMYGIDPIWFGVLFVIMVEIGYMTPPFGFNLFYLRGVAPPSISIGDIYTSARPYAAVILFGLLLIIAFPGIALWLPKLLF